The following are from one region of the Hymenobacter sp. YIM 151858-1 genome:
- a CDS encoding DUF4198 domain-containing protein yields the protein MLLRRVGLLSALLLALGASANEFWLQPVRFVVAPGSRVHLGRWVGQQFRGERWAGTSQRLAELVHLQPGGRKANLTAMARQADTLQTSVLLEQAGTHLLALQTNNASLGFTGPAFSDYLRAEGLNDVLALRQRRGQAVAPAREQYRRCAKTLIRVGTPAPADTTWQRHLGHPLEILLEQNPYTLRPGAALTVVVLAAGRPAPNQALRAWLRPHAGGTTQHFTLRTNNNGRTLLRLLQPADVLLSTVRMEPHPTPAAADWQSTWATLTFAFPGR from the coding sequence ATGCTTCTCCGACGTGTTGGCTTGCTTTCGGCTTTGCTGCTTGCCCTAGGTGCTTCGGCCAACGAGTTCTGGCTGCAGCCCGTGCGCTTTGTTGTGGCGCCCGGCAGCCGCGTGCACCTAGGGCGCTGGGTGGGCCAGCAGTTTCGGGGCGAGCGGTGGGCCGGCACCAGCCAGCGCCTCGCCGAGCTGGTGCACCTGCAGCCGGGCGGCCGCAAGGCCAACCTCACGGCCATGGCCCGCCAGGCCGATACCCTGCAAACCAGCGTGTTGCTCGAGCAAGCCGGCACTCACCTGCTGGCGCTCCAAACCAACAACGCCAGCCTTGGCTTCACGGGCCCGGCCTTTTCCGATTACCTGCGCGCCGAAGGCCTCAACGACGTGCTGGCCCTACGCCAGCGCCGCGGCCAGGCCGTCGCCCCGGCCCGCGAGCAGTACCGCCGCTGCGCCAAAACGCTCATCCGGGTGGGCACCCCCGCCCCCGCCGATACCACCTGGCAACGGCACCTAGGGCACCCGCTCGAAATCCTTTTGGAGCAGAACCCGTATACGCTGCGCCCCGGAGCAGCCCTCACCGTGGTTGTGTTGGCTGCCGGGCGCCCTGCTCCCAACCAAGCGCTCCGGGCCTGGTTGCGGCCCCACGCCGGGGGCACTACCCAACATTTTACCCTGCGCACCAACAATAATGGCCGTACGCTGTTACGCCTACTCCAACCCGCCGACGTGCTGCTGAGCACCGTCCGGATGGAGCCTCACCCCACCCCCGCCGCAGCCGATTGGCAAAGCACCTGGGCCACGCTTACCTTTGCTTTTCCGGGCCGATAA
- a CDS encoding fasciclin domain-containing protein, which produces MKASPNLLARVLTRAWMICAVLASLGLAACDDDDDDAGPAQSNIVQVAQSNSNLTTLVAAVQKADLATTLSGTTQLTVFAPTNDAFAQLPAPFNNAQNIGAITDANQIATLRGILLYHVLAGELTASGLSAQAYPTQRPATAGTNDNRIYISKPAAGGVAINGNTRVTQADVDASNGVVHVIDRVLLPPSQRISEIVVARASASTNPEFTLLLQALQRPAASALLAAAANPASNLTVFAPTDAAFRALLQQLNLTNLSQVPDNVLVGVLQLHIVNNTRAFSTDLTNNQTVGTLNGNVTIGVSGNAVTVRGNGNGNTPANVVTANVHASNGVVHVIDRVLLP; this is translated from the coding sequence ATGAAAGCTTCCCCAAACCTGCTTGCGCGCGTGCTAACCCGTGCGTGGATGATTTGCGCCGTATTGGCCAGCCTGGGCCTCGCCGCCTGCGACGACGACGACGATGACGCCGGACCCGCCCAATCCAACATTGTGCAGGTGGCGCAAAGCAACTCCAACCTCACCACCTTGGTAGCGGCCGTGCAAAAGGCAGATTTGGCCACCACGCTCAGCGGCACCACCCAGCTAACGGTGTTTGCCCCCACCAACGACGCATTTGCGCAGCTGCCCGCCCCGTTTAACAATGCCCAGAACATCGGCGCCATCACCGATGCCAACCAGATTGCCACCCTGCGCGGCATTTTGCTGTACCACGTGCTGGCCGGCGAGCTAACCGCCAGCGGCCTGAGCGCGCAGGCCTACCCCACGCAGCGCCCCGCCACCGCCGGCACCAACGACAACCGCATTTACATCAGCAAGCCCGCCGCGGGCGGCGTGGCCATCAACGGCAACACGCGCGTAACGCAGGCCGATGTAGACGCCAGCAACGGCGTGGTGCACGTGATTGATCGGGTGCTGCTGCCGCCCTCGCAGCGCATTTCGGAGATTGTGGTAGCACGCGCTTCGGCCAGCACCAACCCCGAGTTTACCTTGCTGCTGCAAGCCTTGCAACGGCCCGCCGCTTCGGCGTTGCTGGCGGCGGCCGCCAACCCCGCCTCCAACCTCACGGTGTTCGCGCCTACCGATGCTGCTTTCCGGGCCTTGCTGCAGCAGCTCAACCTCACCAACCTCAGCCAAGTACCCGATAACGTGCTGGTGGGCGTGCTGCAGCTGCACATCGTGAACAACACCCGGGCCTTCTCGACGGACCTCACCAACAACCAAACCGTGGGCACGCTCAACGGCAACGTAACCATTGGCGTGAGCGGCAACGCCGTAACCGTGCGCGGCAACGGCAACGGCAACACGCCGGCCAACGTGGTAACGGCCAACGTGCACGCCAGCAACGGCGTGGTGCACGTGATTGATCGGGTGCTGCTGCCGTAG
- a CDS encoding glycosyltransferase encodes MQFPMPAPEAVVPGALLVEVAWEVCNQVGGIYTVIRSKVPATVEGWGDRYCLVGPYFPQTAQAEFEPLSDTQMAAAYADPIARAVKKLRQQGLDVCYGHWLVTGKPRVVLLSPYQAYPQLNQLKKDLWEQHGIPSPDHDDLLHQVTAFGHLAKLFVQALEAELAEANLQLLAHFHEWMVGSAIPALRREQTKAHLVFTTHATLLGRYLAMNDPNFYDHLLYVDWEREARHFNIETAVRMERAAAHGSHVFTTVSELTVRECIYLLDRIPDAVLPNGLNIERFVALHEFQNLHQQYKQRIHEFVMAHFFQSYSFDLDKTLYLFTSGRYEYHNKGFDLTLEALARLNYRIQQSGLEGQVVLFIITKRPYHSINPDVLQSRAMLDEVRDTCQAIEQQVGERLFYQAASSTEYQLPNLSELVDDYWKLRYRRTLQSWKTSRLPPVITHNLVDDASDEILDFLRRANLVNNRHDRVKVVYHPDFVSPTSPLFGMEYGQFVRGCHLGVFPSYYEPWGYTPLECVARGVPAITSDLSGFGDYVQQHVPEHEQKGIFVVRRKEKSFDEAADELCDMLWRFVIQNRRERITQRNQVESASEQFDWHQLRQYYDRAYALAMERE; translated from the coding sequence ATGCAGTTTCCTATGCCCGCCCCCGAAGCCGTAGTACCCGGTGCCCTGCTCGTGGAAGTAGCCTGGGAAGTATGCAACCAAGTGGGCGGTATCTACACGGTAATCCGCTCGAAGGTGCCGGCTACCGTGGAGGGCTGGGGCGACCGGTACTGCCTGGTGGGCCCGTATTTTCCGCAAACGGCGCAGGCCGAGTTCGAGCCGCTTTCCGATACGCAGATGGCCGCTGCGTATGCCGACCCCATTGCCCGCGCCGTAAAAAAACTGCGCCAGCAGGGCCTGGATGTGTGCTACGGCCACTGGCTCGTAACGGGCAAGCCGCGCGTGGTGCTGCTCTCGCCCTACCAGGCCTATCCGCAGCTCAATCAGCTGAAGAAAGATTTGTGGGAGCAGCACGGCATTCCGTCGCCCGACCACGACGATTTGCTGCACCAGGTAACGGCGTTTGGGCACCTGGCCAAGCTGTTTGTGCAGGCGCTGGAGGCCGAGCTGGCCGAGGCCAACCTGCAGCTGCTGGCGCACTTTCATGAGTGGATGGTGGGCTCGGCCATACCGGCCCTGCGCCGCGAGCAAACCAAGGCGCACCTGGTATTTACCACCCACGCCACGCTGTTGGGCCGCTACCTGGCCATGAACGACCCCAACTTCTACGACCACCTGCTGTACGTAGACTGGGAGCGGGAGGCGCGGCACTTCAACATCGAAACGGCCGTGCGCATGGAGCGCGCCGCCGCGCACGGCTCGCACGTGTTCACCACGGTGTCGGAGCTAACGGTGCGCGAGTGCATTTACCTGCTCGACCGCATCCCCGACGCGGTGTTGCCCAACGGCCTCAACATCGAGCGGTTTGTGGCCCTGCACGAGTTCCAGAACCTGCACCAGCAGTACAAGCAGCGCATCCACGAGTTCGTGATGGCGCACTTCTTCCAGTCGTACTCCTTCGACCTCGATAAGACGCTCTACCTGTTCACCTCGGGCCGCTACGAGTACCACAACAAAGGCTTCGATTTGACGCTGGAAGCCCTGGCCCGCCTCAACTACCGCATTCAGCAAAGCGGCCTGGAGGGACAGGTAGTGCTGTTCATCATCACCAAACGCCCTTACCACAGCATCAACCCCGATGTGCTGCAAAGCCGGGCCATGCTCGATGAGGTGCGCGACACCTGCCAGGCCATTGAGCAGCAGGTGGGCGAGCGGCTGTTTTACCAGGCCGCCAGCAGCACCGAGTACCAGCTGCCCAACCTTTCTGAGTTGGTCGACGACTACTGGAAGCTGCGCTACCGCCGCACGCTGCAAAGCTGGAAAACCTCGCGCCTGCCGCCGGTTATCACCCACAACCTCGTCGACGACGCGAGCGACGAAATCCTGGATTTCCTGCGCCGGGCCAACCTCGTGAACAACCGCCACGACCGCGTGAAGGTGGTGTACCACCCCGATTTCGTGTCGCCCACCTCGCCGCTGTTCGGCATGGAGTACGGGCAGTTTGTGCGCGGCTGCCACCTAGGGGTTTTCCCGAGCTACTACGAGCCCTGGGGCTACACCCCGCTCGAATGCGTGGCCCGCGGCGTGCCGGCCATTACCTCCGACCTATCGGGTTTCGGCGACTACGTGCAGCAACACGTGCCCGAGCACGAGCAGAAAGGCATTTTTGTGGTGCGGCGCAAAGAAAAGAGCTTCGATGAGGCCGCCGACGAGCTGTGCGACATGCTCTGGCGCTTCGTCATTCAGAACCGCCGCGAGCGGATTACCCAGCGCAACCAGGTGGAAAGCGCATCCGAGCAGTTCGACTGGCACCAGCTGCGCCAGTACTACGACCGCGCCTACGCCCTGGCCATGGAGCGTGAGTAG
- a CDS encoding alpha-amylase family glycosyl hydrolase, protein MSATTLGAAPAAAAPVAALPAGMGAILHATGTAFRVWAPNATAVSVVGDFNDWNPRQHPLLPEPNGYWAANVPAVQAGAEYRFWLRTAEGHALTRNDPYAREVTHSSGNSVVHDPAFDWADDQFTMPAWNELVIYELHVGTFNAPDAERPGTFLDVIARLPYLQKLGINCIEVMPATEFPGSRSWGYNPSHPFALETDYGGPLAFKQLVKAAHQHGIAVVLDVVYNHFGPGDLDLWQFDGWHENDGGGIYFYNDWRAETPWGHNRPDYGRPEVRQYIRDNALFWLEEYRVDGLRADAIAHVRNVDGSADPARDLPDGWSLMRWINEEIRERMPWKITIAEDLLGNEYITRAPEADGQGFAAQWDAAFVNRVRDALITQHDADRDLGAVAESLLQCYNGDAFQRVIYTESHDEVANGKSRVPEEIMPGEAAHWFPKKRAALGAALVFTAPGIPMIFQGQEFLQDGYFSDDQPLDWRRAQEHRGLVHLYRDLIALRRNLHGHSAGLLGQHTQLLHLNHEQKVLAYQRWAHEGGPHDTVVVILNFSNTTHEAYRLGLPAAGHWHVRFNSDWEGYDADFDNFPALGADTQAGDYDGCPQFAEFGLPAYSALILSQSAEV, encoded by the coding sequence GGGATGGGAGCCATTCTTCATGCCACGGGCACCGCCTTTCGGGTATGGGCCCCCAACGCCACCGCCGTTTCGGTAGTCGGCGATTTTAACGACTGGAACCCCCGGCAGCACCCGCTGCTGCCCGAGCCCAACGGCTACTGGGCTGCCAATGTGCCCGCGGTGCAAGCCGGCGCCGAGTACCGCTTTTGGCTGCGTACCGCCGAGGGCCACGCCCTTACCCGCAACGACCCCTACGCCCGCGAGGTAACGCACTCGAGCGGCAACTCCGTGGTGCACGACCCCGCCTTCGACTGGGCCGACGACCAGTTTACCATGCCCGCCTGGAACGAGCTGGTGATTTACGAGCTGCACGTGGGCACCTTCAACGCCCCCGACGCCGAGCGGCCCGGCACTTTTCTGGATGTAATTGCGCGCCTGCCCTACCTGCAAAAGCTGGGCATCAACTGCATCGAGGTGATGCCGGCCACCGAGTTTCCGGGCAGCCGCTCGTGGGGCTACAACCCCTCCCACCCCTTCGCGCTCGAAACCGATTACGGCGGGCCGCTGGCGTTCAAGCAACTCGTAAAAGCCGCCCACCAGCACGGCATTGCCGTGGTGCTCGATGTGGTGTACAACCACTTTGGCCCCGGCGACCTGGATTTGTGGCAGTTCGATGGCTGGCACGAAAACGACGGCGGCGGTATTTACTTCTACAACGACTGGCGCGCCGAAACGCCCTGGGGCCACAACCGCCCCGATTACGGTCGCCCCGAGGTGCGCCAGTACATCCGCGACAACGCCCTGTTTTGGCTGGAAGAATACCGCGTAGATGGCCTGCGCGCCGACGCCATTGCCCACGTGCGCAACGTAGATGGCTCCGCCGACCCCGCCCGCGACCTGCCCGATGGCTGGAGTTTGATGCGCTGGATCAACGAGGAAATCCGGGAGCGGATGCCCTGGAAAATCACCATCGCCGAAGACCTGCTGGGCAACGAGTACATCACCCGCGCCCCGGAGGCCGACGGGCAGGGGTTTGCCGCGCAGTGGGATGCGGCCTTCGTGAACCGCGTGCGCGATGCCCTCATCACGCAGCACGACGCCGACCGCGACCTAGGGGCCGTGGCCGAAAGCCTGCTGCAGTGCTACAACGGTGATGCTTTTCAGCGCGTCATCTACACCGAGTCGCACGACGAGGTGGCCAACGGCAAATCGCGCGTGCCCGAGGAGATTATGCCCGGCGAGGCCGCCCACTGGTTCCCGAAAAAGCGCGCCGCCCTAGGTGCCGCGCTGGTGTTCACGGCGCCGGGCATCCCGATGATCTTTCAGGGGCAGGAGTTTTTGCAGGACGGTTATTTCTCCGACGACCAACCACTCGACTGGCGCCGCGCCCAGGAGCACCGCGGCCTCGTGCACCTCTACCGCGACCTGATTGCCCTACGCCGCAACCTGCACGGCCACTCGGCCGGCCTGCTGGGCCAGCACACCCAACTGCTGCACCTCAACCACGAGCAAAAAGTGCTAGCCTACCAGCGCTGGGCACACGAAGGCGGCCCCCACGATACCGTGGTGGTAATCCTGAACTTCAGCAACACCACCCACGAGGCCTACCGCCTGGGCCTGCCCGCCGCCGGCCACTGGCACGTGCGCTTCAACAGCGACTGGGAGGGCTACGACGCCGATTTCGACAACTTCCCGGCCCTAGGTGCCGACACGCAGGCGGGCGACTACGACGGCTGCCCGCAGTTTGCCGAGTTTGGCCTGCCGGCATATTCGGCGCTGATTCTGTCGCAATCGGCCGAGGTGTAG